A genomic segment from Luteolibacter ambystomatis encodes:
- a CDS encoding class I SAM-dependent rRNA methyltransferase: protein MRDLLHAALKRRAPLLTPDTDAVRLVDAEGDGFPDVYLETFADRWLVSTAHGGFPRGFERPDKAVYWKRLDQHQKEAPVHMSGPSVDEPFLIRENGAAFEISFQSGYSQGIFLDQRDNRAEVRRRMQPGLRLLNTFAYTGAFSVAAALGGAETTTLDLSQPYLDWAKRNFTHNGLDPAGHHFCKGDTFHWLKRFAKQGRQFDAIVLDPPTFSRDEKGKVFRVETDYGELASLAMACLAPGGWLLCCTNCRKLDDFGFDRQILAASPKRLKLRHSPMPADFIGDPYLKSVWVEG, encoded by the coding sequence ATGCGAGACCTCCTCCACGCCGCCCTGAAGCGCCGCGCGCCGCTGCTCACTCCGGACACCGATGCGGTCCGGCTGGTGGATGCGGAGGGGGATGGGTTCCCGGATGTCTATCTGGAGACCTTCGCGGACCGCTGGCTGGTGTCCACGGCCCATGGCGGATTCCCGCGCGGGTTCGAGCGTCCGGACAAGGCGGTGTATTGGAAGCGCCTCGACCAGCATCAGAAGGAGGCGCCGGTTCACATGTCCGGTCCGTCCGTGGATGAGCCGTTCCTGATCCGGGAAAACGGGGCGGCCTTCGAGATCTCGTTCCAGTCCGGCTATTCGCAGGGGATCTTCCTCGACCAGCGCGACAATCGTGCCGAGGTCCGCCGCCGGATGCAGCCAGGCTTGCGCCTGCTGAATACCTTCGCCTACACCGGTGCCTTCTCGGTGGCTGCGGCGCTCGGTGGTGCGGAGACGACCACGCTGGATCTGTCCCAGCCGTACCTCGATTGGGCGAAGCGGAACTTCACTCACAACGGCCTTGATCCCGCAGGGCATCATTTCTGCAAGGGCGATACCTTCCACTGGTTGAAGCGCTTCGCGAAACAGGGCCGTCAGTTCGATGCCATCGTGCTCGATCCGCCGACATTCTCGCGTGACGAGAAAGGCAAGGTCTTCCGGGTGGAAACGGATTACGGCGAGCTGGCGAGCCTCGCCATGGCCTGCCTCGCGCCGGGTGGTTGGCTGCTGTGCTGTACCAACTGCCGCAAGCTGGATGACTTCGGCTTCGACCGGCAGATCCTCGCCGCTTCACCAAAGCGCCTGAAACTCCGCCACTCTCCGATGCCCGCGGACTTCATCGGTGATCCGTACTTGAAGTCGGTGTGGGTGGAGGGGTGA
- a CDS encoding lanthionine synthetase LanC family protein: protein MNDLIAAADSVYSFINRTAEEVAEGYRWKTVDYTDQFQYHFNVFNGVGGIPLFLRDYYLLTGNTRALELAEGAVAWGISDSPEVCNHQRGVQLGKTGIASVCLHLDGLSGSGILHPFCESNAAHLLSEPVGPITDLLSGESSNGWFLLKLWRRTGAAVYLEGASRCARWISEQLIRDELGTYCLVNPDGSWGRIPYAGLSHGIAGVAHFFALLFQATGDGTWKMLAHELLETLVRHAIPDHGGLNWSIKLGEKELVRCQHSHGASGIGVVFAKASAAIGDFDLLEIAAKAGEAAYQYGDFRNNPTLCTGLAGSGELFVELFKFTGDEMWWDRAKEFSRLAIGYKASLPEGDCWPTDTAGLYSADYAYGASGTGHFFLRTLRPLEFEMPLL, encoded by the coding sequence ATGAACGATCTGATCGCTGCCGCTGACTCCGTCTATTCCTTCATCAATCGCACGGCTGAGGAGGTGGCGGAGGGGTATCGTTGGAAGACGGTCGATTACACCGACCAATTCCAGTATCACTTCAATGTCTTCAACGGGGTGGGAGGAATCCCTCTTTTTTTACGGGACTATTACCTGCTCACAGGCAACACGCGGGCGCTGGAACTAGCCGAGGGGGCGGTGGCATGGGGCATTTCGGATAGCCCCGAAGTTTGCAACCATCAGCGTGGAGTCCAGTTGGGTAAAACAGGAATCGCCTCCGTGTGCCTTCACCTGGATGGCCTGTCGGGATCAGGGATACTGCATCCGTTCTGCGAATCCAATGCGGCTCATCTCCTCAGCGAGCCGGTGGGGCCCATCACGGACCTGCTCAGCGGTGAATCGTCCAATGGGTGGTTTCTTCTCAAATTGTGGAGAAGAACCGGCGCGGCCGTGTATCTCGAAGGAGCCAGCCGCTGCGCGCGCTGGATTTCGGAACAATTGATTCGCGATGAGCTTGGGACGTATTGCCTCGTGAATCCGGACGGCTCCTGGGGGCGTATTCCCTATGCAGGCCTGAGTCACGGCATCGCGGGTGTGGCTCATTTCTTCGCGTTGCTTTTCCAAGCGACCGGCGACGGGACGTGGAAGATGCTCGCTCACGAGTTGTTGGAAACTCTGGTTCGTCACGCGATCCCCGATCACGGTGGATTGAACTGGAGTATCAAGCTGGGGGAAAAGGAATTGGTCCGGTGTCAGCACAGCCACGGGGCATCCGGGATCGGTGTGGTGTTCGCAAAGGCTTCGGCGGCTATCGGGGACTTCGACTTGTTGGAAATCGCGGCCAAGGCGGGAGAGGCGGCATACCAATACGGGGATTTCCGCAACAATCCAACGCTATGCACGGGATTGGCCGGCAGTGGCGAATTGTTCGTGGAACTCTTCAAGTTTACCGGGGATGAAATGTGGTGGGATCGTGCCAAGGAGTTCTCGCGGTTGGCCATAGGTTACAAGGCCTCGTTGCCGGAGGGGGACTGCTGGCCCACCGATACCGCGGGTCTTTATTCCGCGGACTACGCTTATGGCGCTTCCGGCACCGGGCATTTTTTCCTGCGAACCCTGCGTCCGCTGGAGTTTGAGATGCCGCTGCTTTGA